TAAACTTTTCGATACTGTCCATGACTTTTTCACGGTACTGAATGATGAGTATTTTACTGAAAATAAGCACACCCGGGGCAAGCACTAAAGCGGTAGCCAGGCTTCCCAAAGTCAGGGTGTGGAAAAACCGGCTTAGCTGCCCGAAAGCCGTGTTGTAAAGCCAGGTCCAGGGAACTTTCATTGCATCCAGGGTTAATAGCATTTCTCCGAGCATGGCCATTAACGGAGAAAGAAAAAAACCGAGACCGGAAAACAGGGGAACAGCGAGTAAAAAGGTGCTCAGATTAATCCTAAAGAAGAGCACAATAAAAAGGATCAGCAGATTATGCAGGCTTAACAAAGGGGTAAGACCAAAGATCATGCCAAACATAATGCCTAAGGCCAGTTGCCAGGGACTGGCGTCTGAACTAAGCGCCTTTAATAACTTCGCTAAAATGAGCACTTTGCTTCCTTTTGGTTCACCATTTATAAAGTGTATTGCGAATATTTATACTTACCAATTTATTACCGGCTGCTTCATTAAGACTTGAAATACGGTCTGACAAGTCATGTATTCACGCCCCAAGAAGTAAGGAATAATACAGACAAATATTGCTGGTTTTAGCTAAGGCGCCTGATGCAATACCATCTGGAGTCCGCCGGCCTCACCCAAGCGGTTAAGCACCTGCATCAGCACATCAGGGTATAGGCCAAACACCAGGCCGGCAAAAACAAACCCGGTTACCAGCAGCCGTGAGCCGGGTAGATAGCCCGGTGCTTGTTCCTGCGACCGGCCCAGTCCGGAAACAGGCCCGGAAGTTGGCCCGGAAGTTGGCGTAGCAAACAAGCTGAAAATAATCCGCAGATAATAGAACAGGCCTATGCCGCTCCCCACCACCAGCGCCAGAATCAACCACCACAGCCCCGCCTGGCTGGCAAAGGTCAACAGATAAAACTTGGCGATAAAGCCCATGGACAAGGGAATGCCTGCCAGACTCAATATGCCGAGGATCGCCAAAAACGCCATCAGCGGCTTCTGCCAGAACAGGCCCTGCCAGCTATAAACGCTAGCTTCATCCGCCTCCTGCTTCTGGCCCTGTTCCTGGGCAGCATTTTCCGTGGTGTAAATCATCACCATAAAGATCGACAGGGACGCCAGCACATAAGCCGACAGGTAAAAGAGCGCACTTTGCCAGGCAAAATGAATGTCCTGTACCGCGGTGATCAGTAACACTATCAGCAGATACCCCATATGGGCGATAGAGGAATACCCAAGCAAACGTTTCAGGTTATCCTGCTTTAACGCCAGCACATTGCCGAATACCATAGACAAGATCGCCACCAGGGCCACCAGCTGCATTACGCTCGTCTGCTGGAAATAGGCCTGACTGAACAGGCATTTCATCAAAACGGTAAACATGGCCACCTTAGAAGCGGTCGCCATCAACATGGTCACCGGGGTCGGCGCCCCCTGATAGACATCCGGGGTCCAGAAATGAAACGGCACCAGCGACAGCTTAAAGGCCATGCCGGCAAAAAACAGCAACATGCCCAGGCCGTGGAACATACCGGTTAACTGCCCGCTGACCTGGCCGGTGGCATTGACCAGGGAAAAATGCAAACTGCCGGTCTGGCTGTAGATAAAGGCGATGCCGAGCAGCATAAAACTCGACGCGGTGGCGCTTAAAATCAGGTATTTAAAAGGAGTTTCCACCGCATACCTGCCGTCGCGGATAAAGCCCACCAATCCCACCAAAGACAGGCTGAGCAGTTCAAACCCCAAGAACAAAGCGGCAAAATGATCACTGACCGCCAGGATACCGCCCCCCAGGATCACCAGCTGCAACAATAAATAATATTCGTCGTGGGCCTCTGTATTCCGCAGCAGGAGCCGCCCGCTCAGCAAAGCCACCATCAAACCGGAAAAACACACCAGCATAAAAGCAAACACGCCGTAACCGTCCACTTTCAACAGGCCGGTAACCTGGACATCGCCGTTAAACAGCAGCGGCACAGAGGCTATCAGGGCAACGAGAAAAATCGCCAGGGTCAGGGCCTGCATCAAACGGCGCGAACGCTTCCAGGCGATCAGCAATAACGACAGCACTATGCCAAAAGCTATGATAAGCTGCGGCGATATCGCCAGCAACATGGCGTTGGTAAACAAAGGGCCGCCGGTCACTTCAAGGGGCATATTAACGGGCAAATTAACGGGCATTTCAACGGGCATAGTTCACTCCTGTTAAGTTCGAGACTTCCCGGGACAATAACGCCAGCTGCTCGCCGGCGGCGCTGCTGTACTCCAGTATCGTATTGGGGAATAGGCCGAACAGCAGCAGCAAACCCAGCAAGCTGCCGGAAATCACCAGTTCTCGCCCGGACAGATCCGCCACTTTACCCGCCGGCGGTCCGTGAAAGCTCGACTGGAACAAAACCACGCCGTATACCGCCGAGCCGATCAGCCCCAGGGCGGCAAACACAGTGGCCACGGGAAACACCTGATACGCTCCTACTAAACTCATAAATTCGCCGATAAAGTTCGCCAACCCCGGCAGACCGAAAGCGGCGGCGGCAAAGGCCAGGGTAAATCCTCCCATGCGCGGCGCACTGTGCCAAAAGCCCCCCATGTCCGCCAGGTTACGGGAATGGATGCGGCTGTAGATAATACCCGCCAGTGAAAACAGGGCGCCGCTGCTTAACCCATGGGCCACCAGGGTCAATACCGCCCCCTGGTAGGCGGTGGCATTAAAGGAAAACAGCGCCAGCATCACAAAGCCCATATGGCTGATACTGGAATAGGCCACCAGGCGTTTAAAGTCCTGCTGGGCAAACGCCATTTTCGCCCCGTATAAAATACTGATCACGCCAAGCAGGGCCGCAAGCGGAGCAAAGCCCTGACTCGCTTCGGGGAATAAAAACACCACAAAACGGATCAGGCCATAAGCCCCGGTTTTCAGCAGCACCCCCGCCAACAAAACGCTGCCCGCCGTCGGCGCCTGGGTATGGGCGTCCGGCAGCCAGCTGTGTACCGGCACCGAAGGCAGCTTGACGGCAAAGGCAATAAAGAAGCCCAGCATCAGCCAGCGGGCATAATCCAGCGGCAGCTCCAGGGCCAGCCAGTCCAGGTAGAAGAAACTCAGCTGCCCGGTCTGCTGGTAATGCAGCGCCGCCATCAGGATAATGGCCACCAGCATCAATAAGCTGCTTACCTGGGTGAAGATAAAAAATTTAATGGCGGCAAAATGGCGGTTTTCATGGCCCCAGATGGCGATAATGGCGGTCATGGGCAATAACATGACTTCCCAGAAGAAAAAGAATAAAAACAGGTCCACCGCGGTAAACACCCCGATAATACCGGCAAAGGTGGCCAAAAGATTAAAATAATAAAAACCCGCCTGTTCTTTGATCTCCCGCCAGGATACCAATACGCAAATCAGCGCCAGCATAAAAGTCAGGGACAATAAAATAATCGAGAGGTGGTCAAGAGCCAGCGCATATTCGATATTAAAAACAGGGATCCAGGGCACACGCACCAGCAGTTTCAGCTCGGCAAAACTGCCCCCCGAGCCCAGCACAAAACTGGCAAACAAACCGCCGGAAAACAACACAGTCACCAGGGCAATCCAGCGGGCGCTGTGGGTCTTGATGCTTTCCATATACCAGGCAAAAGCGCCGAGCAGCAAGCAGCCCAGCATCACTAAGGTTAATATCATAAGGTGATCACTCCTGCTAGAAAGACAACCGCCAGCCCTATGCCCGCCGCATACCAGCGCAGGCTGCCGTTCTGGCTGGCGGACAAGGCGTCATGCCATAACCTGACATACCAGCCGTTAAGCATGATCAGCTGATCGATAATATCCCGGCGGTTGACGGTGGCCAGGAAACAATAGGGCCGCACCAGCAACGCCTGGTAGAGCCGGTCAAAACCCAGCCCGCCGCTGCAAAAGCGCACCAGCGCCCTAGGTTTCATTGCCAGCTCCTGCCCCTGGTTCTGCCGGTAGTCCTTAAAGAAAAACCAGGAAAAGGCAATGCCGATAAAAGGCGTGGCTATGGCCAGGGGGTGCAGCCAGCCGGGTTCCTGCACGCCGGTTCCCGCTGACGGCGCGGCAAAAACGGCGGTAAAATCCAGGGCGATAAGGCCGCCAAGCAGGGACAGCAAAGCCAGTAAAAATAACGGCCAGCGCAGCAATACCCGGGGATGTTCATCGTCTAAGGCATGTAGCTTATCGTAGCGGCGGCTCTTGCCGAGGAAACCCAGGAAAAACAACCGGCAACTGTAGATGCTGGTCAGCAGGGCGCCGAGTATCGCCCCCCACCACAAAACCGGCCCGGCGGTAGGGGAAGACCACAGGACGGCAATAATCGCCTCCTTGGAGAAAAAGCCGGAGGTGCCCGGCAGGGCCATCAGGCAGATCAAACCGACGATAAACAAACCGCTTTCCACCGGCAGCTTTTTCAGCAGCCCGCCCATTTTAAACAGGTCCTGCTGGTGGTGCAGCGCCAGGATCACCGAGCCTGCGGTCAAAAACAGCAGCGCCTTGAAAAAAGCATGGGTCATTAAATGAAAAATCCCCGCCGACCAGGCGCCGGCCCCCAGGGCCAGCATCATATAACCTATCTGGCTCATGGTGGAATAGGCCAGCACCCGCTTGATATCGGTTTGCGCCAGCGCGGCAAATCCCGCCAGCAGCAAGGTCAAAGCCCCCACCCAGGCAACATAAGACATCACTTCGGGGGAAAGCAAAAATATGCCCTGCATGCGGGCGATCAGATAAACCCCGGCGGTGACCATAGTCGCAGCATGGATCAGCGCACTAACCGGCGTCGGGCCCGCCATGGCGTCCGGCAGCCAGGTCTGCAGCGGCAATTGCGCCGATTTGCCGACGGCGCCGCCGAGCAATAACAAGGCAATCCAGTAAGTCAGCTCGTCGCCGATTTGCCAAAGGGCAGCGGCGGACTCGTTAACGGCGGCAATATTCAGCTCCCCCAGGGATTTAAACAGCAGGAACAAGCCGATAGCCATGGCGGTATCCCCCACCCGGGTAACAATAAACGCCTTGCGCGCCGCCAGCACATTTTCTTTTTCCCGGTACCAGAAACCGATCAACAAAAAGCTGCACAGGCCGACCCCTTCCCAGCCTAAATACAAAAGCACCAGGTTATCCGCCAGCACCAAAATCAGCATGGCGACGATAAACAGGTTCATATAGGCCATAAAGCGGCTGAAATTCTCATCGTTTTTCATATAGGCGGCGGCATAGGCATGGATAAGCAAACCAACGCCGCTGACCACGGCAATCATCACCGCCGACAGGGCATCGAGATAAAAGCTGAAATTCACCGCCGAGCTGCCGAGGCTGAACCAGCTCCAGAGTTTGACGCTGATAAAGGCGGCATCCGTGTTTATCAACTGGTTAATAACCAGGGCGCTGGCAACGGCGCTCAGGGCGATGCCGCCGATACCGAGCACCGATGCCTGCAGCCAGGACAGCCGCCGGGCAAAAATTATCAGGCACAGAAAACTGATCAGGGGATAAAAAGGCAACCAGGCTAAAAGAGACATCTTCACCCCCGCATTTCACTGAGTCTATCGATATCGAGCGACTGGTACCTGCGCTGCATCCGGATCAGCAGCGCCAGTCCTATGGCCACCTCGGCCGCCGCCAGGCTTAAGATCAAAATAAACATGATCTGGCCATCCGCCTGCTGCCAGACACTGCCGGCACCGATAAAGGCCACCCCCACGGCATTGAGCATGACTTCCAGACTCATCAGGATAAACAAGGTATTTTTACGGGCGACCACGCCGATAAAACCTATGGCAAATAAAATGCAAGCCAGTATTAACACATGATTTAATGGGATGGCTGTCATAAGCGGCCTCCATGGCTTCCCGGGCCTTCAGGTTTGGCATAATGGTAGCCGGCGATCAGCCCCGCCAGTAACAGAAAAGAGGCTATCTCCACCGCCAAAAGATAAGGGCCGTACAGCAGGATGCCCACCTGTTTGGCATCCACCAGGTTCACAGTAAGCTTATCCTGGATATCCCCGCTTTGAATGATGGCCACCAGCATAGCCAACAGGCACATGGCCAGCACCACGGGCCCGGCCCAAAAGCCGATTCCCTGGGTTTGCCGGGCAAACTGGACCTCATCATGGTTTAAATTAAACAGCATCACGGAGAAGACAAACAGCACCAGAATCGCCCCGGCATAGACGATCACCTCAAGTCCGGCGGCAAAAGGGGCCCCCATCAGGTAAAAGCACACCGCCACCGCCAGTAAAGACACCACCAGATATAACAGGGCATGGATAGTGTTTTTCCCGGTCACTACCTTCAGGCTGGCCAGAACGGCCACCGCCCCGGCCAGATAAAACAGCAGCTCTATCGTCATTACAGACCTCCCTTTATACACTTGATGCTAACGGTATTTTTTATGGCGCTATTCATGGCACTTCTCACGGCATCAGCCCCCTGATATCCACAGGCTCGGCTTCCTGCACTCCCTGCCCTTTGCCTTTGTCGCCGACCACTATGCCCGCCTGCTGATAGAAGTTGTAATCCGGGTATTTGCCCGGGCCGTCGATCAGCAAATGCTCCTTTTCATACACCAGGTTATGCCGCTCGTATTCGCACAGCTCGACATCCGGTGTCAACTGGATGGCATAGGTGGGGCAGGCTTCTTCGCAAAAGCCGCATAAAATACAGCGGGAGAAATTAATGCGGAAAAACTCCGGCCGCTTGCGCCCGTCCTCGTCTATGGTTTGCTGCAGGGCGATACAGTCCACCGGGCAGGCCACCGCACACAGGTTGCAGGCAACACAGCGCTCCTCTCCCGACGGATCCCGGGTCAGCACGATACGGCCGCGGTAACGGGGAGCCAGATAAGGCTTCTGCTCCGGGTATTCCACGGTATCGGCTTTGGTAAAAGTATGTTTTAACACCTGGTAGATAGTGCGCAATTGGCTAATCATGGCAAACCTCCCGCGTTATTATTGTTGTCATATCGTTAACCCTCAGAGTATGCCTCCCAGTTTTAAGGCCCCGGTCACCAGCAGGTTGGCCAGCGCCAGCGGCAGCATCACCAGCCAGCCGAAGGCCAGCAGCTGATCGAACCTGGGCCTGGGCAAGGAAGTGCGCAACAAAATAAAGAAGAGCACGAAAAACAAAATTTTCAGGATGAACCACACCAGGGGCGGCAGCCAAGACGCCAGCGGCTCCGGCATCAGCCAGCCGCCTAAAAACAGCACCACCGCCATGGCGGAGATCAAAGTGACCCCCAGGTATTCACCGAGGAAAAACAAAGCGAACTTCAGGCCGGAATATTCGGTATGGAAGCCCGCGGTCAGCTCGGTTTCCGCTTCCGGCAAGTCAAAAGGCAGACGGTGGCTCTCGGCGATGCCGGCAATCAGAAAAATGGTAAAACCGACAAACTGGCTCTGGATCAGCCAGGTTTCCGACTGGGCCAGCACGATTTCCCTGAGGTTGAAAGTACCGGTCAGCAGCACTACCCCCATCACGGACAGCCCCATAAAAACTTCATAGCTGACGGTTTGCGCCGCCGCCCGCATGCCCCCCAAACGGGCATATTTCGACTGGGAAGCCCAGCCCGCCAGCACCACGCTGTACACGGCAAGGGAAGCCATGGCCAGGAAAAACAACAGGCCGATATTCAGGTTGGACACCCCGATCCCCGGGGAAAAAGGAATAACGGCGAAACTCATCAGCACGCAAACCGCCCCTATCACGGGGGCGATAATAAACACGGTACGGTCGCTGAACTCAGGTACCCAGTCTTCCTTGCCGAGAATTTTCAGCAGATCCGCCAGCGACTGCAACACCCCGCCGGGACCGACCCGGTTAGGCCCTAACCTGTCCTGCCATATGCCGATCATACGCCGCTCCACCCACACCAGCATGGCGGCGATGGGAATAAGCAGGGCGATAATAATAAAGATTTCCAACAGCTTAAACACAGATTCAAGCATGAGTTCCCTCGCTTATCTTCGCTACCGATTGCCACCGAACATCAAACATCTTCTAATCCTCCGGCCACCATGCGGATGGGTATGGTTTGATCCGCCGCCTTTAGCCGCTCCAGCAAGGCGCGTTTATCGTTTTTCGCCTGTTGCAGCCGTGACTGCTCTTGCTGCCGATATTGCTCCGCCTCCCGGGGGTCGACGCTGGCAAGGCGGATTTCTCCCGCCCCGGCGGAAGTTCCCGGCGCCAGGATATTACCGGTCACCAGATCCTGCGGCAGCTGCTCATGGCACAACAGCCTGGCTATGCCCTGCCGCGGCTCGCTTTCACCGGGCAGGCTGAAACTGAAGGCGACAAATTCCCCCGGCTGCCAGTTATGCTCCCGGGCATAACTGCTGGCTACGGTTAGTTGCAACCCCTTTGATAACATCCGAAATTCCGGATTGACGGCCGACTGCCATTCGTTTTCGAACCACTGACGGTGGTCAACAAAGGTCAGGGCTTCGCTTCTTTGCTCCTGATGCTCCTTACGGCTTAAAGCGGTAAACGGCCACTTTTCCAGCAGGGGATCGGAACAGGTAAAATCAAGCTTAGGTGCTATATTAGCTGTTATATCTGCTGCACTATCTGCCGCGCTACCTGACACATCGGAAGGCAACAGATTCACCGACTGGTTCGAATTCCAGCCGGGGGCCCAGCTAAAGGGGCGGTCCGCTGCCACCTCCGCTCTGCGTCCTTCCATGGAAAAACTGAACGGGTCTTGCGGACTTTGGGTGGCCTTGGCTTCATGGACATTAATATTCGCCATCCGGGCGGTTCTGCCGCTGGCCCTGTGGCTTTGCCGGGCAACCTGCCTTTCTCCCTGCTGCCGGCTTTTTTCCGTTAACATCTGCGGCCATGCCAGTTCCTGTTCGCCGAGGTATAACATCAGCTCGCTGAGGGAATGAACCTCCCTGAACTTATGCTGCATATGCCCGCCGGAAGCAGGCAGATTAAAGATGCTGTCCTCAAGCAGATTAAGCCAGCGCCAGCTGTCCTGCACCGGCAATACCGGGGCATGTACCTGGTAATAACGCTGGCAAAGCCCCTGGTAATTGACATAATGGCCGTCCCCTTCGCTGACCGGCGCCGCCGGCATAACGATATCCGCAACCTCAGTCAAAGACGTCTGGCTGTGGTCCATCACTATCAGGGTATCAACCTGCTCCCTGAGGCGGGCAAGTTGTGCGCGGGATAAGGCTGCCAGTTCATTTTCCACAATGATCAAGCCATCAACTTTATCTTGCTTATCCTGTGTTTCCATATTCAGGCGGGATAATACCTGCTCCAGCGACAAGGTCTGCTCATCGGTTAAATGCAACAAACCTGTGCTGTTGCTCAGGTCCGGCAGCAAGGCTAGCCTTGCTGCCCGTGTCTGCTCCTGTCCTGCCCCCGCCTGATATTTAGCACAGGCATCGCTGTGTAAAATGTCCATCAAACGGTTTATGGCGGCAAAAAGAGAGGCAGACTCCAGGCTCCAGCCGGAAACAACCAGGGGGCTGTTCGCCTTTAACAGCGCCGGGATCAGCTCACTGATAAAGGCCTGCCGCTCGGGAGAAATTTCCTCGTCATCTGCCCCGCTATCCGCTCCCCCTTTTAGGCCCAGCAAACGGCTGAGCTGGCGGTTAAGCGCCAACAGGGTTTGTACTATGTCCTCAGTGGCCAGCAGGAGCTTGTGCTGGCAGACATCGTCAAGCTTAGTCGGCATTCCCTGGAGCGAAAATAAGGGGGAAAGCAGCTTGCCGCCGACGGTGCGCACCGCGCTGTCGTGCCAGGAAGGTATGCCTATGGCGGCCGCCTTGGCAAGGCCGGCGTTTCTCAGCGCCTGGCGCACCGCCAGCGCGATACGGGGCGAAGTCTGGGTGATATCTTCACCGATCACCAATACCAGATCGCTTTGTTCTATCTCGGGGATCCCCGGCATAGGATACCTGTGCAGCATCAGCTTATGCTGCGCCGCCAGCGCCATCTGCCCGGCATTGAAGCCAGCGGAAAAGTTGTCGGCCCCCACCAAATTTTTCAGGTAGCTGTTGGCTTCCAACGAGGCACGCCCCGAGCCTATGCCGATAAATTTTTGTCCCTTAAAATGCACCAGCGCCTTGGCGACATCCAGCTTGGTAAGTTTTTCCGGCGACTGTTGCCTGATACCTTTGATGCTGCGAATGCGCTGTTCGCCGTTGACAAAGCCTATGCCGAAGCGGCCGCGGTCGCATAAAAAATAGCCGTTAAGCTGTTCGTTATAGCGGTTGACCACCCGGCGCACGACACCGTAACGTTCGCCGATGCTGGTGTTGCAGCCAACGGCACAATGGGCGCACACCGAAGGGGCACTTTGCAGATCCCATTTACGGGTATAGTGGGCGGAAAACAGCTTATTGGTGAACACCCCGGTAGGACAGACTTCCACCAGGTTGCCGCTAAATTCACTCTCTAAAGCCCCATCCGTCTGGCGGCCGAAATACACCTGGTTTTTCACGCCGAAAACGTCTAAGTCCTTGCCGCCGGCATAATCCTTATAAAAACGCACGCAGCGGTAACAGGTGATGCAGCGGTTCATTTCATGCCCCACCAACTCCCCCAAGTATTGGTTGGTGAAGGTGCGCTTTTTGCCGCTGTAGTGGCGGGCGCTGTGTCCCGTCATCACCGTCATATCCTGCAAATGGCATTCACCCCCTTCGGCGCATACCGGACAGTCGTGGGGATGGTTGGTCATCATGGCGGCAATAACCTGCTCGCGGAATTCGCTGGCATGGGCTTCTTTCAAGCCGATGCGCATGCCGTCGGTGACCGGGGTCATGCAGGCCATAACGATACGGCCGCGGGTATCGTTTTCATCCTGATATTGGGTAACGGCGCACTGGCGGCAGGCGCCGACCGAGCCCATGGAAGGATGCCAGCAAAAATAAGGCAGGTTCAGCTGGTTGGCCAATACCCCGGCAAGCAGATTATCGTTTTTATCTACCTGATAGGCCTGATCGTCGATATACACGGTCAGCCGGTTTGCATTTGCTCCCGGGCCGCTTTCGGGCACGGCTTTTTTATCAGATAAGTCCGCCATGTTAATGCCCTCCCTGATAGGGGCAGCAGCCCTTGTCTATATGCTGCTCAAAGTCATCGTGGAAATATTTCAGGGCGCTTTTTAGCGGTTCAACCGCTCCCGGGGCCAGGGCACAATGGGTTTTGCCAAGCCACATAAAATCGCAGAGTTTTGCCAGGGTATCGAGATCTTCCGCCGTGCCCTGCCCCTGCTCGATGCGCGTCAGCACCTCCACCGCCCAGGGGGTGCCGTCGCGGCACGGGGTACACCAGCCGCAAGACTCCTGGGCAAAAAATTGCAGCAGGTTAAGCACCATAGCTACCGGGCAGTTATGGTCATCGAGCACGATCAAACCGCCGGTGCCCAAGCGGCTGCCAGCCTTGGCAATGGAAGCAAAGTCCATCGGCGTATCCAGATGCTCCGGCAACAAAAAGTCGGTGGAAGCACCGCCGGGCAACAAACCTTTCAGCTTAAGGCCGTCGAGCATACCGCCGCCGTGGTCATACAACACCTCCCTGATGGTGGCTCCCATAGGCAACTCCCAGGTGCCGGGCGTTTTTACCCGGCCGCAGGCGGCATAAATTTTCGTACCGGCGTCACTGTCAGGGGAAAGCCCTTTAAACCAATCGGCGCCGTGTTTGAGGATATGGGGCAGGTTGCTCAGGGTCTCGACATTGTTGACCACGGTAGGTTTGCCGAACAGGCCGCTGGTTTGCGGAAACGGCGGCTTGGCCCTGGGATTGGCGCGCTTGCCCTCCAGGGCATTGATTAACGCGGTTTCCTCGCCGCAGATATAACGTCCGGCGCTGCTGTGCAGATAAAGATCCAGACAAACTTCCGTGCCCTGGATTTTCTCCCCGAGCCAGTTGCTGCGGTAGGCCTCGTCTATCGCCTGTTGCATGCGGCGGGCCGCCAGGTGATATTCCCCACGCAGGAAAATATAGGCTTTTTCCGCCCCTATGGCATAGGCGGCAATGATCATGGCTTCAATCAGCTGGTGGGGTACGCCTTCAAGCAAGACCCTGTCCTTAAAGGTGCCCGGCTCCATTTCATCGGCATTGCACACCAGGTATTTGCACTCGGGGGCGTTTTCATCCCCCGGCTCAAACATAGGCACGCACTTCCATTTCATGCCTGTGGGAAAACCGGCACCGCCCCGCCCTTTCAGGGTGGATTCTTCCACCAGGGCCAGCACCTGGGCCCGGCTCAGCTGCCGCAGGGCTTTTTCCGCCCCCAGGTAGCCGCCGGCATTGATATAGCCTTCGATAGACAGGGGCTGCTCCAGGTTTACCAGGGAAGTTAACGGTTTGTCCGGGGCTTCATTCATCGCTTAACTCCATTTCACTGATTTCACCGGCGACATCGTCATCATCGAGCTCGTCCCTGAAGCCCTGCTTATCTTTCGGGGTAATTTCCGGGCTAATTTCCGGGCTAATGGGCGGCAGGTAATTGTCGGTACTGGCGCCGGCGGCGAGTTTTTTCAGGATCTGCACCGCTTTTGCCGGGGTAAGGTGCTCGTAATGCAGCTCCCCTATCATCATTACCGGCGCCTTGTCGCAACCACCGAGACAGGCATTGGACAGCAAGGTAAACAAACCGTCGGCGGTGGTTTGTCCGTATTCTATGCCCAGGTGGTCTTTAATGGCCTGTAGTACCTGCTGATATCCGGTAAGGTGACAGCTGATGCTGTTACAGATATGGATGACATAGCGGCCCACCTTCTGGCGGTAGATAAGGTTATAAAACGTCGCCACCCCTTCCAGTTCCGCCACCGGCATATCCAACAGCTGGGCAATGGCATACAGGCTGTCGTCGGATATCCAGCCCCTGTGTTTCTGCACGACTTTCAAGGCTTCGATACCGGCCGCTTCGCGGGTTTCCATGATGCTGGCTTCGTGCTCTATGGCAGCCACTTC
This genomic window from Thalassomonas viridans contains:
- the nuoG gene encoding NADH-quinone oxidoreductase subunit NuoG, with translation MADLSDKKAVPESGPGANANRLTVYIDDQAYQVDKNDNLLAGVLANQLNLPYFCWHPSMGSVGACRQCAVTQYQDENDTRGRIVMACMTPVTDGMRIGLKEAHASEFREQVIAAMMTNHPHDCPVCAEGGECHLQDMTVMTGHSARHYSGKKRTFTNQYLGELVGHEMNRCITCYRCVRFYKDYAGGKDLDVFGVKNQVYFGRQTDGALESEFSGNLVEVCPTGVFTNKLFSAHYTRKWDLQSAPSVCAHCAVGCNTSIGERYGVVRRVVNRYNEQLNGYFLCDRGRFGIGFVNGEQRIRSIKGIRQQSPEKLTKLDVAKALVHFKGQKFIGIGSGRASLEANSYLKNLVGADNFSAGFNAGQMALAAQHKLMLHRYPMPGIPEIEQSDLVLVIGEDITQTSPRIALAVRQALRNAGLAKAAAIGIPSWHDSAVRTVGGKLLSPLFSLQGMPTKLDDVCQHKLLLATEDIVQTLLALNRQLSRLLGLKGGADSGADDEEISPERQAFISELIPALLKANSPLVVSGWSLESASLFAAINRLMDILHSDACAKYQAGAGQEQTRAARLALLPDLSNSTGLLHLTDEQTLSLEQVLSRLNMETQDKQDKVDGLIIVENELAALSRAQLARLREQVDTLIVMDHSQTSLTEVADIVMPAAPVSEGDGHYVNYQGLCQRYYQVHAPVLPVQDSWRWLNLLEDSIFNLPASGGHMQHKFREVHSLSELMLYLGEQELAWPQMLTEKSRQQGERQVARQSHRASGRTARMANINVHEAKATQSPQDPFSFSMEGRRAEVAADRPFSWAPGWNSNQSVNLLPSDVSGSAADSAADITANIAPKLDFTCSDPLLEKWPFTALSRKEHQEQRSEALTFVDHRQWFENEWQSAVNPEFRMLSKGLQLTVASSYAREHNWQPGEFVAFSFSLPGESEPRQGIARLLCHEQLPQDLVTGNILAPGTSAGAGEIRLASVDPREAEQYRQQEQSRLQQAKNDKRALLERLKAADQTIPIRMVAGGLEDV
- the nuoF gene encoding NADH-quinone oxidoreductase subunit NuoF, encoding MNEAPDKPLTSLVNLEQPLSIEGYINAGGYLGAEKALRQLSRAQVLALVEESTLKGRGGAGFPTGMKWKCVPMFEPGDENAPECKYLVCNADEMEPGTFKDRVLLEGVPHQLIEAMIIAAYAIGAEKAYIFLRGEYHLAARRMQQAIDEAYRSNWLGEKIQGTEVCLDLYLHSSAGRYICGEETALINALEGKRANPRAKPPFPQTSGLFGKPTVVNNVETLSNLPHILKHGADWFKGLSPDSDAGTKIYAACGRVKTPGTWELPMGATIREVLYDHGGGMLDGLKLKGLLPGGASTDFLLPEHLDTPMDFASIAKAGSRLGTGGLIVLDDHNCPVAMVLNLLQFFAQESCGWCTPCRDGTPWAVEVLTRIEQGQGTAEDLDTLAKLCDFMWLGKTHCALAPGAVEPLKSALKYFHDDFEQHIDKGCCPYQGGH
- the nuoE gene encoding NADH-quinone oxidoreductase subunit NuoE produces the protein MQIIDSIRPDYRSYLSKEEVAAIEHEASIMETREAAGIEALKVVQKHRGWISDDSLYAIAQLLDMPVAELEGVATFYNLIYRQKVGRYVIHICNSISCHLTGYQQVLQAIKDHLGIEYGQTTADGLFTLLSNACLGGCDKAPVMMIGELHYEHLTPAKAVQILKKLAAGASTDNYLPPISPEISPEITPKDKQGFRDELDDDDVAGEISEMELSDE